Proteins encoded by one window of Rhodococcus sp. OK302:
- a CDS encoding magnesium and cobalt transport protein CorA, whose translation MDRQPASIDAASAVVDCAAYVDGVRVPGTYTPESALREVRRRGSGFVWLGLFEPTYVQMTAVAETYGLHELVAEDSVHAHQRPKIEQYDDVIVLVMRTAHYLSPTSIHTADDIVDTGEILAAIGSDFIVTVRHGGHTALTGVRDELEGAPERMRLGPWVVLHAVIDRIVDGYLAVIDSVEGDIDTLEVELLSPDRYTPIEQIYLVKREVLELRRSVNPLAVALSTLAATTAVLSNPIPKEVRRHLRDVAEHHAAVAERIVEFDEVISSLVAATLARVNLQQNTDLRKITAWASLAAFVTAFAGIYGMNFQFMPELRWRYGYLLWWIIAVTGAASLFTLFRRKRWL comes from the coding sequence ATGGATCGACAACCAGCATCGATCGACGCCGCGAGCGCTGTCGTCGACTGCGCGGCCTACGTCGACGGCGTGCGCGTCCCCGGCACTTACACACCGGAGAGTGCACTGCGTGAGGTTCGGCGACGCGGATCGGGTTTCGTGTGGCTCGGGTTGTTCGAACCCACATATGTCCAGATGACTGCTGTCGCCGAGACATACGGCCTGCACGAACTCGTCGCCGAGGACTCGGTACACGCGCATCAACGCCCGAAAATCGAACAGTACGACGACGTGATCGTGCTGGTCATGCGCACCGCGCACTATCTCTCGCCCACCTCCATTCACACCGCTGACGACATCGTCGACACCGGTGAGATCCTGGCAGCGATCGGATCGGATTTCATCGTCACCGTAAGGCACGGCGGTCACACCGCACTTACCGGTGTGCGCGACGAACTCGAAGGGGCGCCCGAGCGGATGCGGTTGGGGCCGTGGGTTGTCCTGCATGCAGTGATCGACCGGATCGTCGACGGATACCTGGCGGTCATCGATTCGGTCGAGGGCGATATCGACACTCTGGAAGTGGAATTGCTCAGCCCCGATCGCTACACCCCGATCGAGCAGATCTATCTCGTCAAGCGTGAAGTGCTCGAATTGCGGCGCTCGGTGAACCCCCTCGCGGTGGCGCTGTCCACCCTTGCCGCGACCACCGCCGTCCTTTCGAATCCGATCCCGAAGGAAGTCCGCAGACATCTGCGTGATGTCGCTGAACATCACGCCGCCGTAGCCGAACGTATCGTCGAATTCGACGAGGTCATTAGCTCTCTCGTCGCCGCGACTCTTGCCCGGGTGAATCTCCAGCAGAACACCGACCTGCGCAAGATCACCGCCTGGGCCTCTCTGGCGGCATTCGTGACCGCGTTCGCCGGGATCTACGGCATGAACTTTCAGTTCATGCCTGAACTGCGATGGCGGTACGGGTATCTGTTGTGGTGGATCATCGCGGTGACCGGCGCAGCATCGCTATTCACCCTGTTTCGGCGCAAGCGGTGGCTGTAG
- a CDS encoding three-helix bundle dimerization domain-containing protein: MKNEEEYRLIAHAVRRLSAKYPSISADVVADTVASAHAHFDGHRVRDFVPLLVERMAGEKLSSLVPS, from the coding sequence ATGAAGAACGAAGAGGAGTATCGTCTGATCGCTCATGCAGTGAGGCGGTTGTCCGCGAAGTATCCCTCGATCTCGGCAGACGTCGTGGCCGACACTGTGGCGTCTGCTCACGCTCATTTCGACGGGCATCGGGTCCGTGACTTCGTTCCTCTGCTCGTCGAGCGCATGGCGGGGGAGAAACTTTCCTCGCTAGTCCCGTCGTAG
- a CDS encoding UDP-N-acetylglucosamine--N-acetylmuramyl-(pentapeptide) pyrophosphoryl-undecaprenol N-acetylglucosamine transferase translates to MKPGEPAPRVVVAGGHSAGHIEPTMNFADALRLLEPTAEITALGAIRGLDTTLIPARGYSLELIPPVPLPRKLSRDLLHTPGKLRDAVSATGAVLDRVRAEVVVGIGGYVAVPAYLAARQRGIPIVVHEANARPGVANRLAARMTTHVFTAAPRVHLAHASAIGIPLRPAITRLDRASLRDSARQRFGLRLDEPVLMVTGGSQGAQVINAAVAGAATTLRAAGVQVVHITGPQHIVEPPDGDPGDPPYVVVPYIDEMQYAYAAADFAICRSGAMTCAELAAVGLPAAYVPLPLRGGEQRLNAEAVVAAGGAVIVDEADLNAGWIETTLIPLLTDTERRAVMSAQALAAGAPDVGALLARHVLTVVAGRRAVALRRRARQQPGG, encoded by the coding sequence ATGAAGCCTGGCGAACCGGCACCGCGCGTCGTTGTCGCGGGCGGCCATTCGGCCGGGCACATCGAGCCCACGATGAACTTCGCCGACGCGCTGCGCTTACTGGAGCCCACGGCTGAGATCACCGCCCTCGGCGCTATCCGTGGCCTGGACACCACGCTCATCCCTGCCCGCGGCTACTCACTCGAACTTATCCCGCCCGTGCCACTGCCGCGCAAGCTGAGCCGCGACCTACTGCACACGCCGGGCAAACTACGCGACGCCGTCAGCGCGACCGGAGCGGTGCTCGACCGCGTGAGGGCCGAGGTCGTGGTGGGCATTGGGGGCTACGTGGCCGTGCCCGCCTATCTTGCCGCACGCCAGCGGGGCATTCCGATCGTCGTCCATGAGGCGAATGCCCGGCCCGGAGTGGCGAACCGACTGGCAGCCAGGATGACGACCCACGTGTTTACCGCCGCGCCCCGTGTCCACCTGGCTCACGCCAGCGCGATCGGCATCCCGCTGCGGCCGGCGATCACCAGGCTCGACCGGGCCTCGCTGCGCGACTCGGCTCGGCAACGGTTCGGCCTGCGCCTGGACGAGCCGGTACTGATGGTCACTGGCGGTTCGCAGGGAGCCCAAGTGATCAACGCCGCAGTGGCCGGCGCTGCAACAACGTTGAGGGCGGCCGGCGTGCAGGTGGTGCACATCACCGGGCCACAGCACATAGTCGAGCCCCCGGACGGCGACCCTGGCGACCCGCCCTACGTCGTCGTCCCGTACATCGATGAGATGCAGTACGCCTACGCCGCGGCCGACTTCGCTATCTGCCGCTCAGGGGCGATGACGTGCGCCGAGCTCGCCGCTGTCGGCTTGCCCGCCGCCTACGTGCCGCTGCCGCTGCGTGGCGGCGAGCAGCGCTTGAACGCCGAGGCGGTCGTTGCTGCCGGCGGGGCAGTGATCGTCGACGAGGCCGATCTCAACGCAGGCTGGATCGAAACCACTCTGATCCCACTGCTCACTGATACCGAGCGGAGAGCGGTGATGTCGGCTCAGGCGTTGGCGGCCGGCGCACCCGACGTGGGTGCGCTGCTGGCCCGGCACGTGCTTACGGTCGTCGCTGGGCGGCGGGCAGTTGCACTGCGACGCAGAGCCCGCCAGCAGCCCGGGGGCTGA
- a CDS encoding sensor histidine kinase yields MLQLTTNLLHNAIVHNLPEDGSVQISTAIDPESVMLTVENTGDKLSPELVSALTEPFQRGTARIRKDDAGVGLGLAIVKSITQAHDGTLTLSPRAAGGLCVAVQLPAAQRRP; encoded by the coding sequence TTGCTGCAGCTGACTACGAACCTCCTGCACAATGCGATCGTCCACAACCTCCCCGAGGACGGCAGCGTGCAGATCAGCACCGCCATCGACCCCGAGTCCGTCATGCTCACGGTCGAGAACACCGGCGACAAGCTCAGTCCAGAGTTGGTCTCGGCACTCACCGAGCCGTTTCAGCGCGGCACTGCTCGCATCCGCAAGGACGATGCGGGTGTGGGCCTTGGCTTGGCGATCGTCAAGAGCATCACTCAGGCACATGACGGAACTCTCACGCTCAGCCCCCGGGCTGCTGGCGGGCTCTGCGTCGCAGTGCAACTGCCCGCCGCCCAGCGACGACCGTAA
- a CDS encoding histidine kinase dimerization/phospho-acceptor domain-containing protein, with protein sequence MLVQLEARDAEQQRFAANASHELRTPLAITQTLLDVARNDPNRDGGELDERPSRCQHTSDRTHRGTAPTQPVPTSVPSAEKTLICRSSRKKPPRRSSRSRRSRASPSRPTGTSRRSSAHTRTCCS encoded by the coding sequence ATGCTCGTACAGCTCGAAGCACGAGATGCCGAGCAGCAGCGGTTCGCCGCCAACGCCTCCCACGAGCTGCGCACCCCGCTGGCGATCACACAGACTCTTCTCGATGTCGCTCGTAACGATCCGAACCGCGACGGCGGCGAGCTCGATGAACGCCCTTCGCGCTGTCAACACACGAGCGATCGAACTCACCGAGGCACTGCTCCTACTCAGCCCGTACCGACCAGCGTTCCTTCAGCAGAGAAGACGTTGATCTGTCGCTCATCGCGGAAGAAGCCGCCGAGACGCTCCTCCCGTTCGCGGAGAAGCAGGGCGTCACCATCGAGACCTACGGGGACATCGCGCCGGTCATCGGCTCACACGCGCACTTGCTGCAGCTGA
- a CDS encoding response regulator transcription factor: MRVLVVEDELFMAEAIRDGLRLEAIAADIAGDGDTALDLLGVNAYGIAVLDRDIPGPSGDEIAQHIVTSGSGMPILMLTAADRMDDKASGFELGADDYLTKPFKLQELVLRLRALDRRRAHSRPPVREIAGLQLDPFRREVYRDGRYVALTRKQFAVLEVLVAAEGGVISAEELLERAWDENADPFTNAVRITVSTLRKRLGEPWLIATVPGVGYRIGTKPGARGGVAVDRAPGLGVRLKLTLS; encoded by the coding sequence ATGCGTGTGTTGGTCGTAGAGGACGAGCTCTTCATGGCGGAAGCCATCCGCGATGGGCTGCGCCTGGAAGCGATCGCTGCCGACATCGCCGGTGACGGGGACACTGCCCTGGATCTGTTGGGCGTCAACGCCTACGGCATCGCCGTCCTCGACCGCGACATTCCCGGACCCTCCGGTGACGAGATCGCCCAGCACATCGTCACTTCCGGTAGCGGCATGCCAATCCTGATGCTCACTGCCGCAGACCGGATGGACGACAAAGCGTCCGGGTTCGAGCTCGGTGCCGACGATTACCTCACCAAGCCGTTCAAGCTGCAAGAGCTCGTGCTCCGTCTCCGGGCGCTCGATCGCAGGCGCGCGCACAGCAGGCCACCCGTCCGGGAGATCGCTGGCTTGCAGCTGGACCCGTTCCGCCGCGAGGTCTACCGGGACGGCCGGTACGTCGCGCTGACCCGGAAGCAGTTCGCGGTGCTCGAAGTTCTCGTCGCTGCCGAGGGCGGGGTGATCAGTGCCGAGGAACTGCTGGAGCGGGCGTGGGACGAGAACGCCGATCCGTTCACGAATGCCGTGCGCATCACGGTCTCTACGTTGCGCAAGCGGCTCGGCGAACCGTGGCTGATCGCCACCGTGCCGGGCGTCGGGTACCGCATCGGAACCAAACCGGGCGCCAGAGGCGGGGTGGCGGTGGATAGAGCGCCAGGGTTGGGCGTTCGCCTCAAACTCACTCTCAGCTAG
- a CDS encoding TetR/AcrR family transcriptional regulator yields MTQSGMEQPHTTVWDRSYGKRGPAPAHSRNDVADAAIELANEGGLSAVSTRRIAQKLGVSQSALYRYVAGHDEVFDLMVDAAAGEIDLDVALRGEAIDDLTALAARARSVHVRYPWLLDIPVEAMRVGPRGIDFLEYALRAMAVVEVPGPVKLQAIAVLNTLVQQFARAEVGGGTASRERRISQVMYLHKTAAVGDHPYLAAALHISDPGADQPGDMFEPVVRRVLKGVLTSD; encoded by the coding sequence GTGACACAGTCCGGAATGGAGCAACCGCACACGACAGTGTGGGACCGCTCGTACGGCAAACGCGGTCCGGCGCCGGCCCATAGTCGCAACGATGTCGCCGACGCGGCGATCGAACTTGCAAACGAGGGGGGATTGTCCGCAGTCTCCACCCGCCGGATCGCGCAGAAACTCGGGGTGAGTCAGTCGGCTCTGTACCGCTACGTGGCGGGGCACGACGAAGTGTTCGACCTCATGGTGGATGCCGCTGCCGGCGAGATCGACCTCGATGTGGCGCTGCGCGGCGAGGCGATCGACGACCTCACCGCCCTCGCGGCTCGCGCGAGAAGCGTCCACGTGAGATACCCGTGGCTGCTTGATATTCCGGTCGAGGCGATGCGCGTCGGCCCTCGCGGAATCGACTTTCTCGAGTATGCGCTGCGCGCTATGGCGGTGGTCGAAGTGCCGGGGCCGGTGAAGCTGCAGGCGATCGCCGTTCTGAACACGCTTGTCCAGCAGTTCGCCCGCGCCGAGGTCGGTGGCGGAACGGCAAGTCGGGAGCGTCGAATCTCTCAGGTGATGTACTTGCACAAGACGGCCGCGGTCGGCGATCATCCGTATCTTGCGGCGGCGCTCCATATTTCGGATCCAGGCGCCGACCAGCCGGGCGACATGTTCGAGCCCGTAGTACGCCGAGTCCTCAAGGGTGTATTGACGTCGGACTGA
- a CDS encoding alpha/beta fold hydrolase: protein MATGLGVNRHAVPDGFCEQLAEHGFAVVRYDQRDGGESTHLPPTAVRNPIAALLAKRGEAYTAEDMADDAIAVIDELGWSSAHVLGVSLGGALAQRVALRHPDRVRSLTSVAAVPGDVTGLRTFRYIRLRTLSKFARLKFPDTREGAIEAGLAVARLLASPRREFDEAAMRARLESSPDPGVHDQEAQSRQIGAQWSGPPITAITQPTLVVHGEDDPLIKSKAAHAITARIPSSRMLILPEVGHDLPTHAWKPLAAAIRELVDANT from the coding sequence ATCGCCACCGGACTGGGCGTCAATCGCCACGCAGTTCCCGACGGGTTCTGTGAGCAACTGGCCGAACACGGTTTCGCTGTCGTGCGGTACGACCAGCGTGACGGCGGAGAGTCGACTCACCTGCCGCCGACGGCCGTACGAAACCCGATCGCCGCGCTGCTGGCCAAACGCGGTGAGGCATACACCGCCGAAGACATGGCGGACGATGCAATTGCGGTGATCGACGAACTCGGCTGGAGCTCGGCGCACGTGCTCGGAGTCTCGCTCGGTGGCGCACTCGCGCAACGCGTCGCCCTTCGGCATCCCGACCGAGTGCGTTCTCTCACGTCGGTCGCGGCCGTCCCGGGCGACGTCACCGGGTTGCGCACATTCCGCTACATCCGTTTGCGTACTCTCTCGAAGTTTGCGCGCCTCAAGTTTCCTGATACCAGAGAGGGCGCGATCGAGGCCGGCCTCGCGGTCGCACGGCTGCTGGCGTCTCCGCGCCGCGAGTTCGACGAGGCCGCAATGCGAGCACGATTGGAAAGCAGTCCCGACCCTGGGGTTCACGACCAGGAGGCACAGAGCCGACAGATCGGCGCTCAGTGGAGCGGACCACCGATCACCGCGATCACGCAGCCCACCCTGGTGGTGCACGGCGAGGACGATCCTCTGATCAAATCCAAAGCCGCGCATGCCATTACGGCCAGGATTCCCAGCTCACGCATGCTCATCCTCCCCGAAGTCGGGCACGACCTGCCTACGCACGCATGGAAACCACTCGCTGCTGCAATCCGCGAACTTGTAGACGCGAATACCTGA
- a CDS encoding DUF6924 domain-containing protein: protein MDRQLPEGLSLLVRTDFSDDTVWEGVLRSTGNEDEEEPFYPQFTIVDDPQFENLTIGELLDIVGPDRSYIFLADRQTITDPEHPLLVVDTGSAEYELHTPGQSVRVTQPGIESIESNLSLANMDFIDFVNTAGSDGVFRGFEQPANPPQHQELPIGTFRDSVGRHLDRPLFPELLHDLNTDNHGHTILVTLHIDMAHYRAETRKPNTLKKWRDERKDEFIRTIDEYPESEAAAVHLTVAGRYIWSIVLDPQTLEPIAAFRRVSTVLLP from the coding sequence ATGGACCGACAACTACCCGAAGGCTTGTCCTTGCTTGTCCGTACCGACTTCTCCGATGACACCGTATGGGAGGGAGTCCTGCGTTCGACCGGCAACGAGGACGAAGAGGAGCCCTTCTATCCGCAGTTCACCATCGTCGACGACCCACAGTTCGAGAACCTCACGATCGGCGAGCTACTCGACATCGTGGGACCGGATAGAAGCTACATTTTCTTGGCCGACCGGCAGACCATAACCGATCCGGAACATCCGCTTCTCGTCGTCGACACCGGCAGCGCGGAATACGAACTACACACACCCGGCCAGAGCGTGCGGGTGACACAACCGGGAATCGAGTCGATCGAGTCCAACCTGTCGCTCGCGAACATGGACTTCATCGATTTCGTCAATACGGCAGGTTCCGACGGTGTGTTTCGAGGTTTCGAACAGCCAGCGAATCCGCCCCAGCACCAAGAGCTTCCGATCGGCACTTTCCGGGATTCAGTGGGCCGCCACCTGGATCGGCCTCTCTTCCCTGAACTCCTGCACGACCTCAACACCGACAACCACGGACACACCATCCTGGTCACCCTGCACATCGACATGGCGCACTACCGGGCGGAAACCCGCAAACCGAACACGCTCAAGAAATGGAGAGACGAGAGAAAGGACGAGTTCATCCGAACGATCGACGAATACCCGGAATCAGAGGCTGCGGCTGTTCATCTCACGGTAGCTGGCCGCTACATATGGTCAATCGTGCTGGACCCGCAGACACTCGAACCGATCGCAGCATTCCGGCGAGTCAGTACTGTTCTTTTGCCGTGA
- the cycA gene encoding D-serine/D-alanine/glycine transporter, whose translation MKPESHEPGLSRQLSNRHIQLIAIGGAIGTGLFMGSGKTVSLAGPSVIFVYMIIGAMLFFVMRAMGELLLSNSAYKSFADFASDLLGPWAGFFTGWTYWFCWIVTGIADVIAIAGYVAYWWGSLPMWIPALAAVVVLIGMNLPTVKAFGETEFWFAMIKIVAIVGLIVVGLVMIFTHFIAPGGAEASFANLWNDGGMFPTGIMGFVAGFQIATFAFVGIELVGTTAAEAKNPEKNLPKAINSIPVRVMLFYIVALTVIISVTPWREIVADRSPFVAMFALAGLGIAASVINFVVLTSATSSANSGIYSTSRMVYGLAQQGDAPASFGKLTSRRVPANALYLSGVFLLAGVVMVAVGSSIIEAFTIVTTISSLCFIFVWTIILISYIVYRKRRPHLHEASTFKMPGGIPMCYVVLAFFGFLIWAFTQKEDTLHALLITPVWFAILGVAWAILRCRPVQMARAAAFRGERNEG comes from the coding sequence GTGAAGCCGGAGTCGCACGAGCCGGGACTGTCCCGGCAGCTGTCCAATCGACACATTCAACTGATCGCGATCGGTGGTGCGATCGGCACCGGCCTGTTCATGGGGTCCGGTAAGACGGTCTCGCTGGCGGGGCCGTCGGTGATCTTCGTGTACATGATCATCGGCGCGATGCTGTTCTTCGTCATGCGGGCGATGGGCGAGCTGCTGCTGTCGAACTCCGCCTACAAGTCGTTCGCGGATTTCGCCTCGGATCTGCTGGGGCCGTGGGCGGGCTTCTTCACCGGATGGACGTACTGGTTCTGTTGGATCGTCACCGGCATCGCCGACGTGATCGCGATCGCGGGCTACGTGGCCTACTGGTGGGGCTCGCTGCCGATGTGGATCCCGGCGCTCGCGGCGGTGGTCGTTCTGATCGGGATGAACCTGCCCACGGTTAAGGCGTTCGGCGAGACCGAGTTCTGGTTCGCGATGATCAAGATCGTCGCGATCGTCGGCTTGATCGTGGTCGGGCTCGTGATGATCTTCACGCACTTCATCGCGCCCGGTGGTGCCGAGGCCTCGTTCGCCAACTTGTGGAACGACGGCGGTATGTTCCCGACCGGGATCATGGGCTTCGTTGCCGGGTTCCAGATTGCGACCTTCGCGTTTGTCGGCATCGAGCTCGTCGGTACCACTGCGGCCGAGGCCAAGAACCCGGAGAAGAATCTGCCCAAGGCGATCAACTCGATTCCGGTTCGTGTGATGCTCTTCTACATTGTCGCGCTGACCGTGATCATTTCGGTCACCCCGTGGCGGGAGATCGTCGCGGACCGTAGCCCGTTCGTGGCCATGTTCGCTCTCGCCGGCCTCGGGATCGCCGCCTCGGTGATCAACTTCGTGGTGCTGACATCGGCGACGTCGTCGGCGAATTCGGGTATCTACTCGACCTCGCGGATGGTCTACGGCCTCGCCCAACAGGGCGATGCGCCGGCCTCGTTCGGCAAGCTGACCTCCCGCAGGGTCCCGGCGAACGCGCTGTATCTCTCGGGTGTGTTCCTGCTGGCCGGTGTCGTGATGGTCGCGGTCGGAAGCTCGATCATCGAGGCGTTCACCATCGTGACGACCATCTCCTCGCTCTGCTTCATTTTCGTCTGGACGATCATCCTGATCAGCTACATCGTGTACCGCAAGCGCCGCCCGCACCTGCACGAGGCATCGACATTCAAGATGCCAGGCGGGATCCCGATGTGCTACGTCGTGTTGGCCTTCTTCGGATTCCTGATCTGGGCGTTCACCCAGAAGGAGGACACGCTCCATGCACTGCTGATCACCCCAGTGTGGTTCGCAATTCTGGGTGTTGCGTGGGCGATTCTTCGCTGTCGGCCGGTGCAGATGGCTCGCGCGGCGGCCTTCCGGGGCGAACGGAACGAGGGGTGA
- a CDS encoding Lrp/AsnC family transcriptional regulator: MSNEYSASTQSAAVRSNDVRRAIPLDDIDRILLDQLSYDARTTNSALAALAGIAPSTCLGRVRSLVDRGVIRGFHADIDPAAFGRDLQAMVAVRVRANARHHLGQLAEQLAGIEEVLNVYFISGANDFFVHVATANSDELRRFVLDHLSAHPAFASTETILIFEHLLPRRRPVEPGLDTAPRRG, encoded by the coding sequence ATGAGTAACGAATATTCGGCCAGCACGCAATCTGCAGCCGTCAGATCGAATGATGTTCGGCGTGCAATTCCCCTCGATGACATCGACAGAATCCTTCTCGATCAGCTCTCCTACGACGCGCGAACTACTAACAGTGCCCTCGCTGCCTTGGCAGGCATTGCTCCCTCGACCTGCCTGGGGCGCGTACGTTCACTGGTCGACCGGGGGGTAATCCGTGGCTTCCATGCAGACATCGACCCGGCTGCGTTCGGCAGGGATCTGCAGGCAATGGTTGCAGTTCGCGTGCGGGCCAATGCGCGACATCATCTGGGGCAGCTCGCCGAACAGCTAGCTGGCATCGAGGAAGTGCTCAACGTGTACTTCATCTCCGGCGCCAACGACTTCTTCGTCCATGTCGCCACCGCAAACAGTGATGAGTTGAGGCGGTTCGTCCTGGATCACCTCAGCGCCCATCCGGCGTTCGCTTCGACCGAAACCATCCTCATCTTCGAACACCTGCTTCCTCGTCGTCGCCCCGTGGAGCCTGGACTGGACACGGCCCCTAGGCGAGGCTGA
- a CDS encoding DUF3263 domain-containing protein — protein MMTNDDHLLAFALKWMHWGGGSAGDILVEFGLTPTTYFQRLHDYLRSGAALTLPEHVAHQLDTLCINRKAQSGPRRDH, from the coding sequence ATGATGACCAATGACGACCACCTCCTTGCCTTTGCCCTGAAGTGGATGCATTGGGGAGGAGGTTCGGCCGGCGACATCCTGGTGGAGTTCGGTCTCACCCCGACCACGTACTTCCAGCGACTGCACGACTACCTGCGCAGCGGCGCAGCCCTAACCCTGCCGGAGCACGTTGCGCATCAACTCGACACCCTCTGCATCAACCGAAAGGCTCAGTCCGGTCCTCGTCGCGACCACTGA
- a CDS encoding WhiB family transcriptional regulator, with product MPKSTSQFPGPVSEAWDWQLRVRCRQLDTNLFFPREGEGRIARARRKRVAKTVCAPCPVLRTCRLHALQTREPFGVWGGTTEGDRNRISIDEPGPF from the coding sequence ATGCCCAAATCCACCTCGCAATTCCCCGGCCCTGTCAGCGAGGCATGGGATTGGCAACTTCGTGTGCGGTGCCGACAGCTCGATACCAATCTGTTCTTCCCGCGAGAAGGCGAAGGACGCATCGCGCGAGCCCGCCGCAAACGCGTCGCGAAAACCGTCTGCGCTCCGTGTCCAGTCCTGCGGACGTGCCGGCTTCATGCGCTCCAAACCCGAGAACCCTTCGGAGTCTGGGGTGGCACCACCGAAGGTGACCGGAATCGGATCTCGATCGACGAACCAGGACCGTTCTGA